CCAGCAAAAACAGACACTGGTTGCAAAAATCTTCACTTACTTTTCAGAATTCACTGTTTTTCTGCGAGGCGCATCAAAATAGCGATAGCCTGTATTGGGACTCGTTTTATCGAATGCAAAGGCATCACGATTATCCAGAAAATGTTTCACATAGGTAATCGGAATCGCAAAGCCCAGGCCTTCGCCGAGAATCAACTTCATATTGGTCACGCCGATGACTTCCCCACGCGAATTGAACAAGGGGCCGCCACTGTTACCGGGATTGATCTGGGTTGTTGTCTGGATATAGACAATCCCCTGCATGTTGCGATTCCGAGTACTGACGATTCCACGCGAGACAGATCGTTCCAGCCCCAGTGGGTTTCCGATGGCAAAGACTTCTTCTCCTTCGCGTTGTTGATCATTTTCTGCCAGATACACGGTGCGAAATGAGATATCTTTCTGTCGCGGAATGCGTAGCAATGCCAAATCAAAAAATGGGTTCAACGCCACAATTTCCACATCTTTGATCTGTCGACGTTGAAACTCTCCGTTCGCGGTTCGATGAAAAATGGTAACGGCGATCCGCGTTTCTTTCTCTACCACATGATAGTTCGTGACGCAGTAGCCGCGGTCATTGATGATGAAGCCAGAGCCAAGTCCGCTGGGGGTCTGAACCAGAGTCACTGCTTCCCCATAAATTCGGGCCAGTTCCTTAATACTTTTCACCGGGAGTTCGGCAACGGAATAGAGTTTATCTTTGCTTTGGGAAATCGTTTTTTTGACATCAGACAGCTTATCGGACTTTGACCGTGAGCGTATCTGATCCACCGGAATTCGTAGAACCTCAATGCCGATATCGACGAGAAGATGATTATTGCTTTCCTTGAGTACGTCTCCCTGAATTTTGTGGCCGTTGACCAGTTCAATCCAATCTGCACGGACAAAATTGCCAGCTCCCAGAATCGTAATCAATAAGCAGGCTCTCAGCCCTGTATGGCACCAATTGTGTATCATTCCTTCGATTTCCTCTCTGCGACTTGCTTGCCGGTGTTGGTGTGTTTGAGTCAGCTAAGATCCATGTCGAATTG
This genomic interval from Gimesia alba contains the following:
- a CDS encoding S1C family serine protease, coding for MIHNWCHTGLRACLLITILGAGNFVRADWIELVNGHKIQGDVLKESNNHLLVDIGIEVLRIPVDQIRSRSKSDKLSDVKKTISQSKDKLYSVAELPVKSIKELARIYGEAVTLVQTPSGLGSGFIINDRGYCVTNYHVVEKETRIAVTIFHRTANGEFQRRQIKDVEIVALNPFFDLALLRIPRQKDISFRTVYLAENDQQREGEEVFAIGNPLGLERSVSRGIVSTRNRNMQGIVYIQTTTQINPGNSGGPLFNSRGEVIGVTNMKLILGEGLGFAIPITYVKHFLDNRDAFAFDKTSPNTGYRYFDAPRRKTVNSEK